Proteins encoded by one window of Nitrospirota bacterium:
- a CDS encoding S49 family peptidase, giving the protein MQLVHLASRLYGTPLLIARSKLDVILSVLGPRIGLPDLEAAVPAVMPASPEVAAPPGIAVIPIHGTLVRRTLGLEAASGLMSYGEIGARLDAALADPAVSGILLDVDSPGGEAGGVFELAERIRAIDAVKPVWAIAADSAFSAAYAIACAASHLAVTRTGGVGSVGVIAMHVDQSVRDAQQGYRYTAITAGRHKNDFSPHEPLDHEALVRLQAEVDRLYGLFVGHVAAMRGLDPDAVRSTEAGLFFGEEAIGSRLADAVASRDQLLAVFATFLNPQGRSRNPAPRTRPGSAYAKQENDPMQSTDSTPETPETPQTTLVAAAASAAPVPETPATAADRREAVAIAELCQLGGCPERTAEFLAAGLSETDVRCALLAARAHVPEIGSAIHPDAHAAHRASPEHNPLIKAVKQLAGKE; this is encoded by the coding sequence ATGCAGCTCGTACACCTGGCGTCCCGTCTCTACGGGACGCCGCTTCTCATCGCGCGTTCGAAGCTGGACGTGATCCTCTCCGTGCTCGGTCCCCGCATCGGTCTGCCCGACCTGGAAGCCGCCGTACCGGCGGTGATGCCCGCGAGCCCGGAGGTGGCGGCACCGCCCGGCATCGCCGTGATCCCGATCCACGGCACGCTGGTGCGCCGCACCCTGGGGCTGGAGGCCGCCTCCGGCCTCATGAGCTACGGCGAGATCGGCGCCCGTCTGGATGCCGCGCTCGCCGACCCTGCCGTGTCCGGCATTCTGCTCGACGTGGACTCCCCCGGCGGCGAGGCGGGCGGCGTGTTCGAGCTCGCCGAGCGCATCCGTGCGATTGATGCCGTGAAACCGGTCTGGGCGATCGCCGCCGACTCCGCCTTCTCGGCCGCCTACGCCATCGCCTGCGCCGCCTCGCATCTCGCCGTCACGCGCACCGGCGGTGTGGGCTCGGTCGGGGTCATCGCCATGCACGTCGACCAGTCGGTCCGCGACGCCCAGCAGGGCTATCGCTACACGGCGATCACCGCCGGCCGGCACAAGAACGACTTCTCGCCCCACGAGCCGCTGGACCACGAGGCTTTGGTGCGCCTCCAGGCGGAGGTGGATCGCCTCTACGGCCTGTTCGTCGGGCATGTGGCGGCGATGCGCGGACTGGACCCCGACGCCGTGCGTTCCACGGAGGCCGGGCTCTTCTTCGGCGAGGAGGCGATAGGCAGCAGGCTCGCCGACGCCGTGGCGAGCCGCGACCAGCTGCTCGCCGTCTTCGCGACCTTCTTGAACCCGCAGGGCCGTTCGCGGAACCCGGCCCCCCGCACCCGTCCCGGTTCCGCGTACGCCAAACAGGAGAACGACCCGATGCAATCCACCGATTCGACCCCCGAAACCCCCGAAACCCCCCAGACGACGCTCGTCGCCGCTGCTGCCTCCGCGGCGCCCGTGCCCGAGACGCCCGCCACCGCTGCGGACCGGCGCGAGGCCGTGGCCATCGCCGAGCTGTGCCAGCTCGGCGGCTGCCCGGAGCGCACCGCCGAGTTCCTGGCCGCAGGCCTCTCGGAAACCGATGTCCGCTGCGCGCTGCTCGCCGCCCGTGCCCATGTCCCCGAGATCGGCTCGGCGATCCATCCGGATGCCCACGCCGCGCACCGCGCATCCCCCGAACACAACCCGCTGATCAAGGCGGTCAAGCAGCTTGCCGGAAAGGAGTGA